One window of the Pseudomonas sp. S04 genome contains the following:
- a CDS encoding MFS transporter codes for MTSTTSSPRRAAAAAFIGTTIEFYDFYIYAFAAALVLGQLFFPSENPMLSTMAAFGSFAVGFIARPFAGMVFGHLGDRLGRKKMLLVTIVLMGVATTCIGLLPTYAQAGIWAPIGLVVLRLLQGISVGGEWGGAVLMASEHAPKGRKVFFASFAQWGSPAGLLLALIAFRCISEMEQDALMSWGWRIPFLMSGVLMMVGLAIRFGVPESPEFAAVQDSGQTAENPVLEVIRKDWKSILFAALAVTIGSGGFFFTNTFMITYVTQYQGIAKTTILDCLFVVTVLQFLSQPCSALLAERLGEGRFLKWVASLCILVPYPMFLLVQTGNLFYMTAGIALAVLLLAALYAVIAGYMAEAFQARVRYSGISIAYQLGSGVSGGLTPLIGTFLAGHFVGQWWPLAVFFSGLALMSLIGVLGLAYLRGVNAKPVGLPLSQGVV; via the coding sequence ATGACGAGCACTACCTCAAGTCCGCGACGTGCCGCGGCAGCGGCCTTTATCGGCACCACCATCGAATTCTACGACTTCTACATCTATGCCTTCGCGGCAGCGCTGGTCCTCGGCCAGCTGTTCTTCCCCAGTGAAAACCCGATGCTCAGCACCATGGCCGCGTTCGGCAGCTTCGCGGTCGGCTTTATCGCCCGCCCGTTCGCCGGCATGGTCTTCGGCCATCTGGGCGACCGCCTGGGGCGCAAGAAAATGTTGCTGGTGACCATCGTGCTGATGGGGGTGGCGACCACCTGCATCGGCTTGCTACCCACTTATGCCCAGGCGGGTATCTGGGCCCCGATCGGCCTGGTGGTCCTGCGCTTACTGCAAGGGATTTCGGTCGGTGGCGAATGGGGTGGCGCGGTGCTGATGGCCAGTGAACACGCGCCCAAGGGCCGCAAGGTGTTCTTCGCCTCGTTCGCCCAATGGGGCAGCCCGGCGGGCCTGCTGTTGGCGCTGATCGCATTCCGCTGCATCAGTGAAATGGAGCAGGACGCACTGATGAGCTGGGGCTGGCGTATTCCGTTCCTGATGAGCGGCGTGCTGATGATGGTCGGCCTGGCGATTCGTTTCGGCGTGCCTGAGTCGCCGGAGTTTGCCGCGGTCCAGGACAGCGGCCAGACCGCCGAGAACCCGGTGCTGGAAGTTATCCGCAAGGACTGGAAGAGCATTCTGTTCGCGGCCCTGGCAGTGACTATCGGCTCGGGCGGTTTCTTCTTCACCAACACCTTCATGATCACCTACGTCACGCAGTACCAGGGCATCGCCAAGACCACGATCCTCGACTGTCTGTTCGTGGTCACCGTGCTGCAATTTCTCTCCCAACCCTGTTCTGCGCTGTTGGCCGAACGCCTGGGCGAGGGACGCTTCCTCAAGTGGGTGGCGTCGCTGTGCATCCTGGTGCCGTACCCGATGTTCCTGCTGGTGCAGACCGGCAACCTGTTCTACATGACCGCGGGGATTGCCCTGGCGGTACTGCTGCTGGCAGCACTGTACGCGGTGATCGCCGGCTACATGGCTGAAGCCTTCCAGGCGCGGGTGCGTTACTCGGGCATCTCGATTGCCTATCAGTTGGGCAGCGGCGTGAGTGGTGGCCTGACGCCACTGATCGGCACCTTCCTGGCGGGGCATTTCGTCGGTCAATGGTGGCCGCTGGCAGTCTTCTTTAGCGGGCTGGCGCTGATGTCGTTGATCGGTGTACTGGGCCTGGCTTATTTGCGCGGCGTCAATGCCAAGCCGGTCGGGCTGCCCCTTTCCCAAGGAGTTGTTTAA
- a CDS encoding 2-hydroxyacid dehydrogenase — translation MASLVLLCQNPALTDWLAALFASHAPHLQVLRPEDSGAQQAQVAVCWFPPAGSLGALPNLRLVYSIGSGVDHLAQDPSRDPALPVCRVVDPDHTQGMSEYVHWGVLHFHRGFDQVITGNAAQRWQRPLQRRAQGFRVGVMGLGAIGAPVAMRLAEAGYDVRGWARTPRAIDGVSTFSGACALQGFLSELDVLVNLLPLTAATQGVLGREVFQYMARGSALINCGRGQHLNHPDLQQALASGQLRGALLDVFEQEPLPVDSPLWRTPGVWVTPHMASAASDQCIAQQVADNVSRLAAGLALNNLVDPEQGY, via the coding sequence ATGGCCAGTCTCGTGTTGTTGTGCCAGAACCCTGCGCTGACCGATTGGCTGGCCGCGCTGTTTGCCAGCCATGCACCGCACTTGCAGGTGCTGCGCCCTGAAGATTCAGGCGCACAGCAGGCCCAGGTTGCAGTGTGCTGGTTCCCACCAGCGGGCAGCCTCGGCGCCTTGCCGAACTTGCGCCTGGTGTACTCGATTGGCTCGGGGGTCGACCACCTGGCCCAGGATCCTTCGCGTGATCCGGCGCTGCCGGTATGCCGGGTGGTCGACCCGGATCACACCCAGGGTATGAGCGAGTACGTGCACTGGGGGGTGTTGCATTTTCACCGCGGCTTCGACCAGGTGATAACCGGCAACGCTGCACAACGCTGGCAGCGTCCGCTGCAGCGCCGTGCGCAAGGGTTCCGGGTCGGGGTGATGGGCCTGGGAGCGATCGGGGCACCGGTGGCCATGCGGCTGGCCGAGGCCGGCTACGACGTGCGCGGTTGGGCGCGCACGCCGCGAGCAATCGATGGCGTGAGCACCTTCAGCGGAGCGTGTGCACTGCAGGGGTTTCTTTCGGAGCTGGATGTACTGGTCAACTTGCTGCCGCTGACCGCCGCCACTCAAGGTGTGTTGGGCCGCGAGGTGTTCCAGTACATGGCGCGAGGCAGTGCCTTGATCAATTGCGGGCGTGGCCAGCACCTCAATCATCCGGACTTGCAACAAGCCCTGGCGAGCGGGCAATTGCGTGGCGCCTTGCTGGATGTGTTCGAGCAGGAACCGTTGCCTGTGGACTCGCCGCTGTGGCGCACCCCTGGGGTCTGGGTGACGCCGCACATGGCGTCCGCCGCCTCGGACCAATGCATCGCCCAGCAGGTCGCCGACAACGTTTCGCGGCTCGCCGCGGGACTGGCATTGAACAATCTGGTCGATCCCGAACAGGGATATTGA
- a CDS encoding GntT/GntP/DsdX family permease gives MHEEAGLLLILMAAIGLIVVLVVKFRVHSFLALMLASFVVGAGAGMPLSSIADSFEKGMGGTLGFLAAVIGLGSILGKMLEVSGGAERIARTLLSTLGEQRASWAMMLVGFIVGIPVFFEVGFVLLIPLIYVVARQTRLNILYVGLPLAISLMTVHCMLPPHPAAMAITQLLGADVGKVIIYGLIVGLPTAIVAGPVWVKLVCKRHEPASGQSFAAAPTSLADTRAMPGLGLTLLVILLPLLLMVGKTLVTMSLPQGSGFYQLMSFLGNPLTALAIAVVFAYGSLGLYRGLGMAELQRLTEQSFTPLANILLIIGAGGAFNGVLIDSGVGKVLASTLSQWDLNPILLAWFVAGLMHLAVGSATVAMISAAGMVLPLLDAMPGQNREIVVIAIGAGAIGWTTVTDSAFWVVKEYLGVSLGEALKKFTVGTLLASVVALGMTLLVSQWV, from the coding sequence ATGCACGAAGAGGCGGGTTTACTACTGATTTTGATGGCGGCTATCGGCTTGATTGTAGTGCTGGTGGTCAAGTTTCGCGTCCATTCCTTCCTGGCGTTGATGCTCGCCAGTTTTGTCGTCGGGGCGGGTGCGGGCATGCCGCTGTCGTCCATCGCCGACTCCTTTGAAAAGGGCATGGGCGGCACCCTGGGGTTTCTTGCGGCGGTGATTGGCCTGGGGAGCATCCTGGGTAAGATGCTGGAAGTGTCCGGTGGCGCCGAGCGTATCGCTCGCACGCTGCTCAGCACCTTGGGCGAGCAACGTGCCTCCTGGGCGATGATGCTGGTGGGCTTCATTGTCGGCATTCCGGTGTTCTTCGAGGTCGGCTTTGTGTTGCTGATTCCGCTGATCTATGTGGTCGCCCGGCAAACCCGCTTGAACATCCTGTATGTCGGCCTGCCCCTGGCGATTTCGTTGATGACCGTGCACTGCATGTTGCCGCCGCACCCGGCAGCCATGGCGATCACCCAACTGCTGGGCGCTGACGTCGGCAAGGTGATTATCTATGGGCTGATCGTCGGCCTGCCTACCGCCATCGTGGCGGGGCCGGTGTGGGTCAAGCTGGTGTGCAAGCGCCACGAGCCGGCCAGCGGCCAGAGCTTCGCCGCGGCGCCCACCAGCCTGGCAGACACTCGGGCGATGCCAGGCCTGGGGCTGACGCTGTTGGTGATCCTGCTGCCGTTGTTGCTGATGGTCGGCAAGACCCTGGTGACCATGAGCCTGCCCCAGGGCAGTGGCTTCTATCAACTGATGAGCTTTCTCGGCAATCCGCTGACCGCGCTGGCCATTGCGGTGGTGTTCGCCTACGGTTCCCTGGGCCTGTATCGCGGGCTGGGCATGGCCGAGCTGCAGCGCCTGACTGAGCAGTCCTTCACGCCGTTGGCCAATATCCTGTTGATCATCGGTGCCGGCGGGGCCTTCAATGGCGTGCTGATCGACAGTGGCGTAGGCAAGGTCCTGGCCAGCACGCTGTCGCAATGGGACCTCAATCCGATTCTGCTGGCCTGGTTCGTCGCCGGCCTGATGCACCTGGCCGTGGGCTCGGCCACCGTGGCGATGATCAGTGCCGCGGGCATGGTCCTGCCGCTACTGGACGCGATGCCTGGGCAGAACCGCGAAATCGTGGTGATTGCGATCGGCGCCGGCGCCATTGGCTGGACCACGGTGACCGACTCGGCGTTCTGGGTGGTCAAGGAATACCTGGGGGTGTCCCTGGGCGAGGCGCTGAAAAAATTTACCGTTGGAACCTTGCTGGCCTCGGTCGTGGCCCTGGGAATGACGCTATTGGTATCGCAGTGGGTTTGA
- the dsdC gene encoding DNA-binding transcriptional regulator DsdC, with the protein MLNLPPRLSSRLNSSQFANLHTFLVAARHLSFALAAEELCVTPSAVSHRIARLEQALDLRLFERLTRRVRLTGEGERVFAILEGVMEQLSEALQQSPQAELCGSVALYARPSAAQCWLVPRLADFHQRYPNIALDIRVGNDAIDFRTQNVDLALLYANGEFPGLASHALMSETIAPVCSPLYAERHGLLEAPHNLRHCTLLHDALAWDNAVYDAEWQLWARQQGLLEVLPQRGLTFDRSDLCVTAAINHAGIAIGRQRLVQSRIDQGELILPFGGFSQPGRYDYFLVHPHRDPMPPRVQVLIDWLKEKAGAGMAD; encoded by the coding sequence ATGCTGAACCTGCCTCCTCGATTGAGCTCCCGGCTCAACAGCTCACAGTTCGCCAACCTGCACACCTTTCTGGTCGCCGCCCGGCACCTGAGTTTTGCCTTGGCTGCCGAAGAACTGTGCGTCACGCCCAGCGCCGTCAGCCATCGCATCGCCCGCCTCGAACAAGCCCTGGACCTGCGCCTGTTCGAGCGCCTGACCCGTCGGGTGCGCCTGACGGGGGAGGGCGAGCGCGTGTTTGCGATCCTCGAAGGGGTGATGGAGCAGTTGTCCGAAGCCCTGCAACAGTCGCCCCAGGCCGAGCTGTGCGGGTCGGTGGCGCTGTATGCCCGTCCTTCGGCTGCGCAATGCTGGCTGGTGCCACGCCTGGCGGACTTTCACCAACGCTACCCGAACATTGCCCTGGACATCCGCGTCGGCAACGACGCCATCGATTTTCGCACGCAAAACGTCGACCTCGCGCTGCTCTACGCCAATGGCGAATTCCCTGGGCTGGCCAGTCATGCCTTGATGAGCGAGACCATCGCGCCGGTCTGCAGCCCGCTGTATGCCGAGCGCCATGGCCTGCTTGAGGCGCCGCACAACCTGCGTCACTGCACGCTGTTGCACGATGCCCTGGCCTGGGACAACGCGGTCTACGATGCCGAGTGGCAACTCTGGGCCCGGCAGCAGGGGCTGCTCGAGGTCTTGCCGCAACGCGGGCTGACCTTCGATCGCTCCGACTTGTGTGTGACAGCGGCCATCAACCACGCGGGCATCGCCATCGGCCGCCAGCGCCTGGTGCAGAGCCGCATCGACCAGGGCGAACTGATCCTGCCCTTTGGTGGATTTTCCCAGCCGGGGCGCTACGACTATTTTCTCGTCCACCCCCATCGCGATCCCATGCCCCCTCGGGTGCAGGTGCTGATCGACTGGCTCAAGGAAAAGGCCGGCGCAGGCATGGCGGATTGA
- a CDS encoding histone deacetylase family protein → MKTFFHPAQRLHHPRSYLSRGQMREPQEVPARIDPLLAVVKKLGYPLQEPLDYGHAPLAAVHSPAYLDYLSSAYQQWHEVPEDWGDEVMSNIFIREGNPLRGILGKTARYLADGSCPIGQHTWQAAYWSAQSAVAAAQAIIQGDEAAYALCRPPGHHARAEGAGGFCFLNNAAIAAQALRGTFAKVAVLDTDMHHGQGIQEIFYDRDDVLYVSIHGDPTNFYPVVAGFDDETGTGRGEGFNLNLPMAHGSSEADFFACMDQAEAALRAFAPDVLVLSLGFDIYENDPQSKVAVTHEGFRVLGQRIKALGLPCVVVQEGGYDIATLDENAARFFDGLTASR, encoded by the coding sequence ATGAAAACATTTTTCCACCCGGCACAACGTCTGCACCATCCACGTTCCTACCTCTCGCGCGGGCAGATGCGCGAGCCGCAAGAGGTGCCCGCGCGTATCGACCCACTGCTGGCGGTGGTCAAGAAGCTCGGCTACCCGCTGCAGGAACCGCTCGACTACGGTCACGCGCCACTCGCCGCCGTGCACAGCCCGGCCTACCTGGATTACCTGAGCAGCGCATACCAGCAATGGCACGAGGTGCCGGAAGACTGGGGCGATGAGGTGATGTCGAACATTTTCATCCGCGAAGGCAATCCGCTGCGCGGGATCCTGGGCAAGACCGCCCGCTACCTGGCCGACGGCAGTTGCCCGATTGGCCAACACACCTGGCAGGCCGCTTACTGGTCAGCGCAAAGTGCGGTGGCCGCCGCCCAGGCGATTATCCAGGGCGATGAGGCGGCCTACGCCCTGTGCCGTCCACCAGGACACCATGCCCGTGCCGAAGGCGCTGGCGGCTTCTGTTTTCTGAATAACGCAGCAATTGCCGCCCAGGCGTTGCGGGGCACGTTCGCCAAGGTCGCGGTGCTGGATACCGACATGCACCATGGCCAGGGCATCCAGGAGATTTTCTACGACCGCGACGACGTGCTCTACGTGTCGATCCATGGCGACCCCACCAACTTCTACCCGGTGGTGGCCGGCTTCGACGACGAAACCGGCACTGGCCGCGGTGAAGGTTTTAACCTGAACCTGCCGATGGCCCACGGCTCCAGCGAGGCGGATTTCTTCGCGTGCATGGACCAGGCCGAGGCCGCCTTGCGCGCCTTCGCCCCAGACGTACTGGTGCTGTCGCTGGGTTTTGATATCTACGAAAACGACCCGCAGTCCAAGGTCGCGGTAACCCATGAAGGTTTCCGAGTACTGGGCCAGCGAATCAAGGCGCTGGGCCTGCCATGCGTGGTGGTGCAGGAAGGCGGTTACGACATCGCCACCCTCGACGAAAACGCTGCGCGGTTCTTCGACGGCTTGACCGCCTCGCGCTGA
- a CDS encoding D-serine ammonia-lyase, protein MIHNKSLADWCQSHPLIGPLTRVEPVTWFNPALAPTAQALSDVPLGLADVDDASARLERFASYIQSVFPETRASAGIIESPLIALPRLQATLCAEAQLPVQGALWLKADNLLPISGSIKARGGIYEVLKHAEDLALAGGLIQPGACYSSLDSDTARAFFGQHSIAVGSTGNLGLSIGIMSARLGFKATVHMSADARQWKKDRLRACGVTVVEYQSDYSVAVEQGRQQAESDPKCHFVDDENSINLFLGYAVAARRLQHQLVSAGITVDAQHPLFVYLPCGVGGGPGGVAFGLKQIFGDAVHCVFAEPTHSPCMLLGVYTGLHDEVSVYDFGIDNRTAADGLAVGRPSGFVGRSMQRLLDGYYTLSDEQMYRLLALLHAEEGLKLEPSALAGLPGFLRVLQEQQGYRQRLGLDAQRLANATHLVWGTGGSMVPAQEMDAYLEQGRTLLAAH, encoded by the coding sequence ATGATTCACAACAAATCCCTGGCTGACTGGTGTCAGAGCCACCCCCTGATTGGACCGTTGACCCGGGTCGAGCCCGTCACCTGGTTCAACCCGGCCCTGGCGCCGACTGCGCAGGCCTTGAGTGATGTGCCCCTGGGCCTGGCCGACGTGGATGACGCCAGCGCCCGGCTTGAGCGATTTGCCAGCTACATTCAGTCGGTGTTCCCCGAGACCCGGGCGAGCGCTGGCATCATCGAGTCGCCGCTGATCGCGCTGCCGCGCCTGCAGGCTACCCTCTGTGCCGAGGCGCAACTGCCGGTGCAGGGCGCACTGTGGCTGAAGGCCGACAACCTGCTGCCGATTTCCGGGTCGATCAAGGCCCGCGGCGGCATCTATGAGGTGCTCAAGCACGCCGAGGACCTGGCGCTGGCCGGCGGCCTGATTCAACCGGGCGCTTGCTACAGCAGCCTGGACAGCGATACCGCCCGGGCCTTTTTTGGCCAGCACAGCATCGCCGTTGGCTCCACCGGCAACCTCGGCCTGTCCATCGGCATCATGAGTGCGCGCCTGGGGTTCAAGGCCACCGTGCACATGTCCGCCGATGCCCGGCAGTGGAAAAAAGACCGCCTGCGTGCCTGCGGAGTGACGGTGGTCGAGTATCAATCGGACTACAGCGTCGCCGTCGAGCAGGGCCGGCAGCAGGCCGAGAGCGATCCCAAGTGCCATTTCGTCGACGACGAGAACTCGATCAATCTGTTCCTCGGTTACGCGGTGGCGGCGCGTCGCTTGCAGCACCAACTGGTGTCCGCGGGGATTACGGTCGACGCGCAACACCCGCTGTTTGTCTATCTGCCGTGCGGTGTCGGCGGCGGCCCTGGTGGCGTTGCCTTTGGCCTGAAGCAGATTTTCGGCGACGCGGTGCACTGCGTGTTCGCCGAGCCGACGCACTCGCCATGTATGTTGCTGGGGGTCTACACCGGGCTGCACGACGAGGTCAGCGTCTATGATTTTGGCATCGACAACCGCACCGCCGCCGACGGCCTGGCGGTGGGGCGACCGTCGGGGTTTGTCGGGCGTTCGATGCAACGCTTGCTCGACGGCTACTACACCCTCAGCGACGAGCAGATGTACCGCCTGCTGGCCCTGCTGCATGCCGAGGAAGGCCTGAAGCTGGAGCCCTCGGCGCTGGCTGGATTGCCCGGGTTCCTGCGGGTGCTGCAAGAGCAACAGGGCTATCGTCAACGCCTGGGTCTCGACGCACAGCGCCTGGCCAACGCCACGCACCTGGTGTGGGGCACGGGCGGCAGCATGGTGCCGGCGCAAGAAATGGACGCGTACCTGGAGCAGGGACGTACACTGTTGGCCGCACACTAG
- a CDS encoding class II aldolase/adducin family protein encodes MSKPSAMSQIEWQSRCELAALYRLVAYYRMTDLIDTHITLRVPGPQRHFLINRYGVAFEKMRASDLVLIDLEGNVVDGQHGGHVNAAGFVIHSAIHEARPDLHCIIHTHTAAGMAVAAQRDGLLPLTQHALKFYGNLAYHTYEGIALSMHERERLVTDLGPHKAMILRNHGLLAAGDSVAAAFHEIYFLERACQAQIQAMSAGVALNIPDEAVCRHTAAQFGREGIEGIIDLAWQAALSLIDEQRADWCR; translated from the coding sequence ATGAGCAAGCCAAGCGCTATGTCGCAAATCGAGTGGCAGTCGCGCTGCGAGTTGGCCGCGCTGTATCGGCTGGTCGCCTACTACCGCATGACCGACCTGATCGACACTCACATCACCCTGCGTGTGCCCGGGCCGCAGCGGCATTTCCTGATCAATCGCTACGGCGTGGCGTTCGAGAAAATGCGCGCCAGTGACCTGGTCCTGATCGACCTCGAGGGCAACGTGGTCGATGGTCAGCACGGTGGGCACGTGAATGCGGCCGGGTTCGTCATCCATTCGGCGATTCATGAGGCTCGCCCGGATCTGCACTGCATCATCCACACCCACACCGCTGCCGGTATGGCGGTGGCCGCCCAGCGCGACGGGCTGTTGCCGCTGACCCAGCACGCGCTGAAGTTCTACGGCAACCTGGCGTACCACACCTACGAAGGCATCGCGTTGTCGATGCACGAGCGCGAGCGGCTGGTGACTGACCTGGGCCCGCACAAAGCGATGATCCTGCGTAACCACGGCCTGCTTGCGGCCGGTGACAGCGTGGCGGCGGCGTTCCACGAAATCTACTTCCTGGAGCGCGCCTGCCAGGCGCAGATCCAGGCGATGTCCGCCGGGGTAGCGCTGAACATCCCCGACGAAGCCGTGTGCCGGCACACCGCCGCGCAGTTTGGCCGTGAGGGTATCGAGGGGATCATTGATCTGGCCTGGCAGGCCGCGCTCAGTCTGATCGACGAGCAGCGCGCCGATTGGTGCCGTTGA
- a CDS encoding OprD family porin, with protein sequence MWFKLFTLGMAGASVCLSSTVVGAAESASGFIEDSTTSVGLRNFYWNADNRSGSYRNPEGERQSYRQEWAQGVLAKFNSGYTQGLIGFGMDLHYMGALKLDGGNGRVGDGIGNGGIVARDNQGEPKGGYSKAGGAVKMRVGHTELAYGDLFPDSPVLKYGDIRLLPQTLRGFNATDRSLDGLTLNAGRFVSSSDRAQPNHGGHLGTAYSGRQADSEFVSYYGGIYTGVNNLKIKLFGSELDDIWNQQFASLDYRLPLTVGGVVNTGVNYYRTRNTGAALLGDIRNDAWSARAGYALGGHKFELAYTQIDGDQPFDYVWNSFDIELDAASQGSDFNSPNEKAWSARYDLDAAVLGVPGLTFTARYIRGTDIDGRDAGGAYSRYQAVHDGSQWERDLWVKYVVQSGPAKNLSLRLMLASMRTGGDYGAIANDLDQTRIILDYPLDLGFLR encoded by the coding sequence ATGTGGTTCAAACTTTTCACCCTGGGGATGGCCGGCGCCAGCGTCTGCCTGAGCAGTACCGTAGTGGGCGCGGCAGAGTCGGCCAGCGGCTTTATTGAAGACAGCACGACGTCGGTAGGTTTGCGCAACTTTTACTGGAATGCCGACAACCGTAGCGGCAGCTACCGCAACCCCGAAGGCGAACGGCAAAGTTATCGTCAGGAGTGGGCGCAGGGGGTACTGGCCAAGTTCAACTCAGGTTATACCCAGGGGCTGATTGGTTTCGGCATGGATCTGCATTACATGGGGGCGCTCAAACTCGACGGCGGCAACGGACGCGTCGGGGATGGCATCGGCAATGGCGGCATCGTTGCACGGGACAATCAAGGAGAGCCTAAAGGTGGCTACTCCAAGGCCGGTGGCGCGGTGAAGATGCGGGTCGGCCATACCGAGTTGGCCTACGGCGATCTGTTTCCCGACTCGCCAGTGCTCAAATACGGCGACATTCGTCTGTTGCCGCAAACATTAAGGGGTTTCAACGCCACGGATCGCTCGCTCGACGGCCTGACCCTGAATGCCGGGCGTTTTGTCTCCAGTAGCGACCGCGCGCAACCCAATCATGGTGGGCATCTGGGCACGGCCTACAGCGGGCGCCAGGCCGATAGCGAGTTCGTCAGTTATTACGGCGGTATTTACACGGGGGTCAACAACCTCAAGATCAAGCTATTTGGTTCCGAACTCGATGACATCTGGAATCAGCAGTTCGCCTCGCTTGACTACCGCCTGCCATTGACCGTCGGCGGCGTGGTGAATACCGGCGTCAACTATTACCGTACCCGCAATACCGGCGCGGCATTGCTGGGCGATATCCGCAACGATGCCTGGAGTGCGCGTGCGGGGTATGCGCTGGGTGGGCACAAGTTTGAACTGGCCTATACGCAGATCGATGGAGACCAGCCATTCGACTATGTCTGGAACAGTTTTGATATCGAACTGGATGCGGCCTCCCAGGGCAGTGACTTCAACAGCCCCAACGAAAAGGCCTGGAGTGCCCGCTATGACTTGGATGCCGCCGTGCTCGGCGTGCCGGGCCTGACCTTCACCGCGCGCTACATTCGTGGCACTGACATCGACGGCAGGGATGCCGGCGGTGCCTACTCCCGATACCAGGCGGTGCACGATGGCTCGCAGTGGGAGCGGGACCTGTGGGTCAAATACGTGGTGCAGTCAGGACCGGCGAAGAACCTGTCGCTGCGCTTGATGCTCGCCTCGATGCGGACCGGTGGCGATTACGGCGCGATTGCCAACGACCTGGATCAAACCCGGATCATCCTGGACTACCCCTTGGACCTGGGTTTCCTGCGCTAG
- a CDS encoding LysR family transcriptional regulator, whose translation MIPAGPSLRDPDAKRFLNDRLDWNLLRTFLVIGQEGSISRAAARLHLSQPAISQALRRLEEQLDSALVVRRGPRISLSKAGEEVMQIAAELYGTVSRLGPALDSPAETVVGKIRMLTISRIQSRCYDEFLAQFHLEYPQVEFEVDVLRSSDVASALLQKTASFGLSLCRTPQPKLEQRVLLQQRYAFFCGKRHRLFGRTNLTLADLQSENFVSFTSDQIGGNLSPLTVFRDQQGFTGRIVASSPSLDEIRRLVGAGYGIGCLPEHIVAADVLAGEVWRLPPWEGVIDVNVYLLWNREQKLTQAESVFLERFQQMLMTTDLAERF comes from the coding sequence ATGATCCCTGCCGGCCCTTCGTTACGCGATCCCGACGCCAAGCGCTTCCTCAACGACCGCCTGGACTGGAATCTGTTGCGCACCTTCCTGGTGATCGGCCAGGAAGGCAGCATCAGCCGGGCCGCCGCGCGCCTGCACTTGAGCCAGCCGGCCATCAGCCAGGCCCTGCGGCGCCTGGAGGAGCAACTCGACAGCGCGCTGGTGGTGCGCCGTGGGCCGCGTATCAGCCTGTCCAAGGCCGGTGAAGAAGTCATGCAGATCGCCGCCGAACTGTACGGCACGGTCTCGCGCCTGGGCCCAGCCCTGGATTCACCTGCCGAGACGGTGGTGGGCAAGATCCGCATGCTGACCATCAGTCGTATTCAATCACGCTGCTACGATGAGTTCCTCGCGCAATTTCACCTTGAATACCCGCAGGTGGAGTTCGAGGTCGATGTGCTGCGCAGCTCGGATGTGGCCAGCGCACTGCTGCAAAAAACCGCCTCGTTCGGCCTGAGCCTGTGCCGCACCCCACAGCCCAAGCTTGAGCAACGGGTGTTGCTGCAGCAGCGCTATGCGTTTTTCTGCGGCAAGCGGCACCGGCTGTTCGGTCGCACGAACCTGACCCTGGCGGATTTGCAGAGTGAAAACTTCGTCAGTTTTACCAGCGACCAGATTGGCGGCAACCTGTCGCCGCTTACGGTGTTTCGTGATCAGCAAGGGTTCACTGGGCGCATTGTTGCTTCGTCTCCGAGCCTCGATGAAATCCGCCGACTGGTGGGTGCAGGTTATGGCATCGGTTGCCTGCCGGAGCACATCGTCGCGGCTGATGTGCTGGCTGGAGAAGTCTGGCGCTTGCCGCCATGGGAGGGAGTGATTGACGTGAATGTCTACTTGCTGTGGAACCGTGAACAGAAACTGACTCAGGCTGAGTCGGTATTTCTCGAGAGGTTCCAGCAGATGCTCATGACCACGGATCTGGCTGAGCGGTTTTAG